Proteins encoded together in one Planctomyces sp. SH-PL14 window:
- a CDS encoding replicative DNA helicase, whose protein sequence is MELVPTFTPQDIHNERYVLGSILVDENLAMDEVVRFVTAESFALPQHRRIFEAMQAMYQRGERSLDIAAVVAELGRRGTLEAVGGADYVRLTVLDDPYFKPINVQGYANLVHRAHQLRTVREVGEEILRMATGARAQDADEIVEAAVRRLTETGAEMGGRNMADMFADKLLPRTFERIFERMEKAGDESGLPSGLPSGFPSLDRLTNGFNPSELIVVAARTGVGKTALVCNFALAVARAGLANWQRRKDSGQEVPQKPEKGVMIFSLEQADTELMQRMLCISAKLDGQKLLRGELDQQQQFELTDATNTIAPMSLAVDGSPRQTVSSIASLAKRAKRTYGIGMIVIDYLGLIESESKNLDRHLQVAEMTRRLKVLAKELQIPVMLLAQLSRSPAQREDKRPRLTDLRESGAIEQDADSVLFIHRPSEFDEKDRPGEVDLIVAKNRAGPKGTIPLVWMPHCVKFGEKAPEQEYSANF, encoded by the coding sequence ATGGAACTGGTACCGACTTTCACGCCGCAGGACATCCACAACGAGCGCTACGTCCTCGGGTCGATCCTGGTCGACGAGAACCTGGCGATGGACGAGGTCGTGCGGTTTGTCACCGCTGAGTCCTTCGCCCTCCCGCAGCATCGGCGGATCTTTGAAGCGATGCAGGCGATGTATCAACGCGGCGAACGGTCGCTGGACATCGCGGCGGTCGTGGCAGAGCTCGGGCGGCGAGGGACTCTCGAGGCCGTTGGCGGTGCCGACTATGTGCGTCTGACGGTCCTCGACGACCCCTACTTCAAGCCGATCAACGTTCAGGGATACGCGAACCTCGTTCATCGAGCGCATCAACTCCGGACCGTTCGGGAAGTGGGCGAAGAGATCCTTCGGATGGCGACGGGCGCCCGCGCCCAGGACGCAGACGAGATCGTTGAAGCCGCGGTCCGGCGGTTGACCGAGACGGGCGCCGAGATGGGCGGCCGAAACATGGCGGACATGTTCGCCGATAAACTCCTGCCTCGCACGTTCGAGCGAATCTTCGAACGCATGGAAAAGGCCGGCGACGAGTCAGGCCTGCCGAGCGGATTGCCAAGCGGCTTTCCATCCCTCGACAGACTGACCAACGGTTTCAACCCCTCAGAACTGATCGTCGTTGCCGCTCGCACCGGCGTCGGAAAAACGGCCCTGGTCTGCAACTTCGCTCTGGCTGTGGCAAGGGCAGGACTGGCCAACTGGCAGCGGCGGAAGGACAGCGGTCAGGAGGTCCCCCAGAAGCCGGAAAAGGGGGTGATGATCTTCAGCCTGGAGCAGGCGGACACGGAGTTGATGCAGCGAATGCTCTGCATCTCAGCGAAGCTGGACGGGCAGAAACTTCTCCGCGGTGAGCTCGACCAGCAGCAACAGTTCGAGTTGACCGACGCGACCAACACGATTGCGCCCATGTCGCTGGCCGTTGATGGGAGCCCGCGGCAAACGGTTTCGTCAATCGCGTCCCTCGCCAAGCGTGCGAAGCGGACCTACGGCATCGGGATGATCGTCATCGACTACCTCGGCCTGATCGAGTCGGAGTCGAAGAACCTTGACCGCCACTTGCAGGTCGCGGAGATGACCCGGCGGCTCAAGGTGCTGGCGAAGGAGTTGCAGATCCCGGTGATGCTCCTGGCCCAGCTCAGCCGGAGCCCCGCCCAGCGCGAGGACAAGCGGCCCCGGCTGACCGACCTGCGGGAGTCGGGCGCCATCGAGCAGGACGCGGACTCCGTGCTGTTCATCCATCGACCGAGCGAGTTCGACGAGAAGGATCGGCCCGGGGAGGTTGACCTGATCGTCGCCAAGAACCGCGCCGGCCCGAAGGGGACGATTCCCCTGGTGTGGATGCCGCATTGCGTGAAGTTCGGGGAGAAGGCCCCCGAGCAGGAATACTCCGCAAACTTCTGA
- a CDS encoding trypsin-like peptidase domain-containing protein has translation MIRSALGSALLLALLSLVPRSVTPVAVAAVESVALPIVALPAEVSGEPIAPEFTGLPQDPEFVIPEIKLPEVPAAADPPKIDPEWVKSVYPVRMAYGVIGQQGSMTFDGCGVAVGPDKIHTAAHLTHQMPAGSRAEVLVDGEWKRANWSPVAGKDFSVAIVPGANLKPVPVRVPVYGERVTVYGLKTKSFAQGTYIGATDIKAGFGLVPLDACETPVHNGDSGGGVFGDDGCLLGTIRGLQPDSKLITTMTPIVADAPKATPCPGGVCPAPQAGGQIRTYFPRRRR, from the coding sequence ATGATCCGCTCTGCACTCGGCTCCGCCCTGCTCCTCGCCCTCCTGTCGCTGGTCCCCCGCTCCGTGACGCCGGTTGCCGTCGCTGCGGTGGAGTCGGTCGCCCTGCCCATCGTCGCCCTGCCGGCCGAAGTCTCGGGCGAGCCGATCGCACCGGAGTTCACCGGGCTCCCCCAGGACCCGGAGTTCGTCATTCCGGAAATCAAGCTGCCGGAGGTCCCGGCCGCCGCGGATCCGCCCAAGATCGACCCGGAGTGGGTCAAATCGGTCTATCCCGTCCGCATGGCCTATGGCGTCATCGGGCAGCAGGGAAGCATGACGTTCGACGGCTGCGGCGTGGCGGTCGGTCCGGACAAGATCCACACGGCTGCTCACCTGACGCACCAGATGCCGGCCGGGAGTCGCGCCGAGGTCCTGGTCGACGGGGAATGGAAGCGGGCAAACTGGTCACCGGTCGCCGGGAAGGATTTCTCCGTGGCGATCGTCCCCGGGGCGAATCTGAAGCCGGTTCCGGTCCGAGTGCCGGTCTACGGCGAACGGGTCACGGTCTACGGGCTTAAGACGAAGTCGTTCGCTCAGGGAACCTACATTGGGGCGACCGACATCAAGGCTGGATTCGGTCTGGTACCGCTGGACGCCTGTGAGACGCCGGTCCACAACGGCGACAGCGGCGGAGGTGTCTTCGGGGACGATGGGTGTCTCCTGGGGACCATTCGCGGCCTGCAGCCGGATTCGAAGCTCATCACGACCATGACGCCGATCGTGGCTGACGCCCCCAAGGCCACCCCGTGCCCTGGTGGCGTTTGCCCGGCCCCGCAGGCTGGTGGCCAGATCCGGACCTACTTCCCCCGACGGAGGCGGTAA